A single Mangifera indica cultivar Alphonso chromosome 20, CATAS_Mindica_2.1, whole genome shotgun sequence DNA region contains:
- the LOC123203873 gene encoding S-adenosylmethionine carrier 1, chloroplastic/mitochondrial-like, translating into MSSKFEGLVLGGLAGGFAAYLTTPLDVIKTRMQVQGSTVRYKGWLDAVHRISMIEGAKGMFRVSIPRITWYIPASALTFMAVEFLRDHFNQKLDNYFTEEAASLSIEKKQSIREVA; encoded by the exons ATGAGTAGTAAATTTGAAGGACTTGTATTAGGAGGATTAGCTGGTG GTTTTGCTGCATATCTTACCACCCCCTTGGATGTCATCAAAACAAGAATGCAAGTACAGGGATCAACTGTAAG GTACAAGGGCTGGTTGGACGCAGTTCATAGGATCTCCATGATCGAAGGTGCCAAAGGAATGTTCAGAGTAAGCATACCCAGGATTACTTGGTATATTCCGGCCTCCGCCCTCACCTTCATGGCTGTTGAGTTCCTCAGAGAccattttaaccaaaaattagataattattttactgaagAAGCTGCAAGTTTGTCCATAGAGAAAAAACAATCTATACGAGAAGTGGCATAG